One stretch of Streptomyces peucetius DNA includes these proteins:
- a CDS encoding SDR family oxidoreductase, translated as MNNDAIMVTGATGVLGREVLERARRTGAPVRALTRRSQLPDGAGVTWCTGDLASGTGLDEAFAGVRTIIHCATDARHFKKDVPAFRHLLEAAKRAAGVEHIVNISIVGIDRIPYPYYRIKLEGERMLAASGIGWTNLRATQFPELLDMVFTLLAKLPVVLVPARSACQPVAPGDVADRLVELAAGGPAGRVPDLAGPTVYGMDRLARTWLRATGKRRLVLPVLLPGKSGAALRAGALTAPSRALGRRTWEEFLAGKACDRAE; from the coding sequence ATGAACAACGACGCGATCATGGTGACCGGCGCGACGGGCGTACTCGGCCGCGAAGTGCTGGAGCGGGCGCGCCGCACCGGGGCTCCGGTGCGGGCGCTCACCCGGAGGTCGCAGCTGCCGGACGGCGCCGGCGTGACGTGGTGCACCGGTGACCTCGCGAGCGGCACCGGGCTGGACGAGGCGTTCGCCGGGGTCCGTACGATCATTCACTGCGCCACCGACGCCCGGCACTTCAAGAAGGACGTCCCCGCCTTCCGTCATCTGCTGGAGGCCGCGAAGCGGGCGGCCGGGGTGGAGCACATCGTCAACATCTCCATCGTCGGCATCGACCGGATCCCGTACCCCTACTACCGGATCAAGCTGGAGGGCGAGCGGATGCTGGCGGCCTCGGGAATCGGCTGGACCAATCTGCGTGCCACGCAGTTCCCGGAGCTGCTGGACATGGTCTTCACCTTGCTGGCCAAGCTGCCGGTGGTTCTCGTACCGGCCCGTTCGGCCTGCCAGCCCGTCGCGCCGGGTGACGTCGCCGACCGGCTCGTCGAACTCGCAGCGGGCGGGCCGGCCGGGCGGGTCCCGGATCTGGCCGGGCCGACGGTGTACGGGATGGACCGGCTGGCCAGGACCTGGCTGCGGGCGACGGGGAAGCGCCGCCTCGTCCTGCCGGTGCTCCTCCCCGGCAAGAGCGGCGCGGCCCTTCGGGCAGGGGCTCTGACCGCGCCCTCCCGAGCGCTGGGCAGGCGGACTTGGGAGGAGTTCCTGGCCGGGAAGGCCTGCGATCGGGCTGAGTGA
- a CDS encoding RNA polymerase sigma-70 factor, with the protein MDKAEQFEEHRPRLFSLAYRMLGSAAEAEDAVQDAYLRWHGAEAGQVAAPGPWLAKVLTNLCLNRLASARARRVEYVGPWLPEPVRTDQGALGPMETAEQREAVSLAVLVLMERLTPPERAAVVLRDAFDYSHRDVAGVIDCSEANARQLYRRAKQRLAEGRPKFVPPADAGSGFVARFLEAAAQGSMEQLEALLADDVVAWADGGGKVTAARRPVVGREKVFRFLAGLLARWAGEVRLEAAEVNGSMVVLSWEGDELTTMGALEIGEAGVTGVRIVRNPDKLTFLAGQLRKLSQNCRVAGSSWVRANEKG; encoded by the coding sequence ATGGACAAGGCGGAGCAGTTCGAGGAGCACCGGCCGCGGCTCTTCTCGTTGGCGTACCGGATGCTCGGTTCGGCGGCGGAGGCGGAGGACGCCGTGCAGGACGCGTACCTGCGCTGGCACGGGGCGGAGGCCGGACAGGTCGCCGCGCCGGGGCCGTGGCTCGCGAAGGTGCTCACGAATCTGTGCCTGAACCGGCTGGCCTCGGCGCGGGCGCGGCGGGTGGAGTACGTGGGGCCGTGGCTGCCGGAGCCGGTGCGGACCGATCAGGGGGCGCTGGGGCCGATGGAGACGGCGGAGCAGCGAGAAGCCGTGTCGCTGGCGGTCCTGGTGCTGATGGAGCGTCTGACGCCGCCGGAGCGCGCGGCGGTGGTGCTGCGTGACGCGTTCGACTACAGCCACCGCGACGTCGCGGGCGTGATCGACTGCTCGGAGGCGAACGCCCGGCAGCTGTACCGCAGGGCGAAGCAGCGTCTGGCGGAGGGACGGCCGAAGTTCGTGCCGCCGGCGGATGCCGGCAGCGGTTTCGTGGCCCGGTTCCTGGAGGCGGCGGCGCAGGGCTCGATGGAGCAGCTGGAGGCGCTGCTTGCCGACGACGTGGTCGCGTGGGCGGACGGTGGCGGCAAGGTCACCGCGGCGCGGCGGCCGGTCGTGGGCCGGGAGAAGGTGTTCCGTTTCCTGGCGGGCCTCCTCGCCCGGTGGGCGGGCGAAGTGCGGCTGGAGGCCGCCGAGGTGAACGGCAGCATGGTGGTGCTCAGCTGGGAGGGCGACGAGCTGACCACCATGGGCGCGCTGGAGATCGGGGAGGCGGGGGTCACCGGGGTCCGGATCGTCCGAAATCCGGACAAACTCACCTTCCTGGCCGGTCAGCTGCGGAAGCTGTCACAGAACTGCCGGGTCGCCGGTTCTTCATGGGTGAGGGCGAACGAGAAAGGCTGA
- a CDS encoding amidase, translating to MATFEEQSTVHAFRDDALGEHDAVGLAEAIRRREVGAAEVARDAAARVRAVEARLNAVQVHVDAPADGSKADGAFAGVPTFVKDNVDYLGLPTGHGSAAFAPRAVRRHAPFTRQFLNSGVTVLGKTRLPEFGFSPTTEYENAEPVRNPWHTGHSAGGSSGGSAALVAAGAVPIAHANDGGGSIRIPAACCGLVGLKPTRGRLVANAQSRQLPIDIVTDGVVSRSVRDSAAFLAAAERYWRNPKLPPLGLVEGPSERRLRIGFLLDSPNGVRSDAATRAAVTETATRLERLGHTVQPVELAIDPRFTEDFLTYWGLLSFLIGVTGRTFGADFDRRRMDGLSRGLREAYVQSWRRTPAVLRRLRRTREAYAAAFRGLDLVLTPVLAHTTPPLGHLAPTVPYPTLIERILAYVAFTPVNNVVGTPSVSVPAASATVDGLPVGVMFSGRPGDERTLLEVAFALEADRPFRRVQDL from the coding sequence GTGGCGACCTTCGAGGAACAGAGCACGGTGCACGCCTTCCGGGACGACGCTCTCGGCGAGCACGACGCCGTCGGACTGGCCGAGGCGATCCGGCGGCGGGAGGTCGGCGCCGCCGAGGTCGCCCGGGACGCGGCGGCGCGGGTCAGGGCGGTGGAGGCGCGGCTCAACGCGGTCCAGGTGCATGTGGACGCTCCGGCGGACGGTTCGAAGGCGGACGGTGCCTTCGCCGGTGTCCCCACCTTCGTCAAGGACAATGTCGACTACCTGGGCCTGCCCACCGGGCACGGCAGCGCCGCGTTCGCGCCGAGGGCCGTGCGCCGGCACGCGCCGTTCACCCGGCAGTTCCTGAACAGCGGTGTCACGGTGCTCGGCAAGACCCGGCTGCCCGAGTTCGGGTTCAGCCCGACCACGGAGTACGAGAACGCCGAGCCCGTCCGCAACCCGTGGCACACGGGCCACTCGGCGGGTGGTTCGTCGGGCGGCAGCGCGGCGCTCGTCGCCGCGGGAGCGGTGCCGATCGCGCACGCCAACGACGGCGGCGGCTCGATCCGGATCCCCGCCGCCTGCTGCGGCCTCGTCGGGCTGAAGCCGACCCGGGGGCGGCTGGTGGCGAATGCGCAGAGCCGCCAACTGCCCATCGACATCGTCACCGACGGAGTCGTGAGCCGTTCCGTGCGCGACTCCGCCGCGTTCCTGGCCGCCGCCGAGAGGTATTGGCGCAACCCGAAGCTGCCGCCCCTCGGCCTGGTGGAAGGCCCCTCGGAGCGGCGGCTGCGCATCGGCTTCCTGCTGGACTCGCCCAACGGCGTCCGATCGGATGCGGCCACTCGCGCGGCCGTCACGGAGACCGCGACGAGGCTGGAGCGGCTCGGCCACACCGTGCAACCGGTGGAGCTGGCGATCGACCCCCGTTTCACCGAGGACTTCCTGACCTACTGGGGACTGCTGTCGTTCCTGATCGGAGTCACGGGCCGGACATTCGGCGCGGACTTCGACCGGCGCCGGATGGACGGCCTCAGCCGGGGACTGCGCGAGGCGTACGTGCAGAGCTGGCGGCGCACTCCCGCTGTGCTGCGGAGACTGAGGCGTACGCGGGAGGCTTACGCGGCGGCGTTCCGCGGGCTGGACCTCGTCCTGACGCCCGTACTCGCCCACACCACACCGCCGCTCGGCCACCTCGCACCGACCGTCCCGTACCCGACGCTGATCGAACGGATCCTTGCCTACGTCGCGTTCACACCGGTCAACAACGTCGTCGGGACGCCTTCGGTCTCGGTGCCCGCCGCGAGCGCGACGGTGGACGGGCTGCCCGTCGGCGTCATGTTCTCCGGGCGCCCCGGCGACGAACGGACCCTGCTGGAGGTCGCCTTCGCGCTGGAGGCCGACCGCCCCTTCCGGCGGGTCCAGGACCTCTGA
- a CDS encoding RBBP9/YdeN family alpha/beta hydrolase, protein MTAQPRSSFLVLPGYQGSGPEHWQSRWEAADPSFRRVQQADWDRPVLGDWLEALDEASAAAQGPVVLVAHSLGCILVAHWAAERSGRSGQVAGALLVAPADIERAGVAELENFCPVPLKALPFPSIVVAASDDPWCTPERSRRFADAWDARLVEAGPLGHINAESGLGDWPAGRELLTELLPG, encoded by the coding sequence ATGACCGCACAGCCACGGTCGAGCTTCCTGGTCCTGCCCGGCTACCAGGGCTCCGGACCGGAGCACTGGCAGAGCCGCTGGGAGGCGGCGGACCCGTCGTTCCGGCGGGTCCAGCAGGCCGACTGGGACCGGCCGGTGCTGGGCGACTGGCTGGAGGCGCTGGACGAGGCGTCGGCCGCCGCGCAGGGCCCCGTGGTGCTGGTCGCGCACAGCCTCGGCTGCATCCTGGTGGCGCACTGGGCGGCGGAGCGCTCCGGGCGGTCCGGGCAGGTGGCCGGGGCGCTCCTGGTGGCGCCCGCGGACATCGAGCGCGCGGGCGTGGCCGAGCTGGAGAACTTCTGCCCGGTCCCGCTGAAGGCACTGCCGTTCCCGAGCATCGTGGTCGCCGCCTCGGACGATCCGTGGTGCACGCCGGAGCGCTCCCGCCGGTTCGCGGACGCCTGGGACGCGCGCCTGGTGGAGGCGGGCCCGCTCGGCCACATCAACGCGGAATCCGGGCTGGGCGACTGGCCGGCCGGCCGGGAGCTCCTGACCGAGCTGCTGCCCGGCTGA
- a CDS encoding DUF1737 domain-containing protein, with amino-acid sequence MSTPPHGLPRYRVLTGPDDESFCRRVSEAIDLGYELHEGPAVTFNGERVIVAQAVVWPARP; translated from the coding sequence ATGAGCACACCACCACACGGCCTGCCCAGGTACCGGGTGCTGACCGGCCCGGACGACGAATCGTTCTGCCGGCGCGTGAGCGAGGCGATCGACCTCGGCTACGAACTGCACGAAGGTCCCGCCGTGACCTTCAACGGCGAGCGCGTCATCGTCGCCCAGGCAGTGGTCTGGCCGGCCCGCCCGTAA
- a CDS encoding saccharopine dehydrogenase family protein, with protein MGPGQMVAVFGAYGHTGRFVVTELRERGFVPVLSGRDAGRLRALAASCPGLEARPASVDDPVSLDRALAGTAAVINCAGPFAATAAPVIEAALRAGIPYVDVAAEIEANADTFAHFTDRARAAGAVIVPAMAFFGALGDLLVTAAMGDWTAADEAHVAYGLSSWQPTGGTRAAGAVSRQRRGGARVVYRNGRLEHRRDEATVLKWPFPEPLGPREVIGEFSMADVVTVPSHLPIPEVRTYMTVEAARDLSAPETPAPAAVDEHGRSAQTFLVDVVVRSGGTERRAVASGQDIYAVTAPLAVEAVDRILTGRTRAVGVASAGEIFDASDFLGALSSHITLELPSVTGGPARPLPGRR; from the coding sequence ATGGGACCGGGTCAGATGGTGGCGGTTTTCGGCGCGTACGGGCACACCGGGCGGTTCGTGGTGACGGAGCTGCGGGAGCGCGGGTTCGTCCCGGTTCTCTCCGGCCGCGACGCCGGCAGACTGCGGGCGCTGGCGGCGTCCTGTCCCGGCCTCGAGGCCCGGCCGGCCTCGGTCGACGACCCGGTCTCTCTCGACCGCGCGCTGGCCGGGACGGCGGCGGTGATCAACTGTGCCGGGCCCTTCGCCGCGACTGCCGCGCCCGTGATCGAGGCTGCGCTGCGGGCCGGGATCCCGTACGTGGATGTGGCGGCCGAGATCGAGGCCAACGCCGACACGTTCGCGCACTTCACGGACCGCGCCCGCGCCGCGGGAGCGGTGATCGTCCCCGCGATGGCGTTCTTCGGCGCCCTCGGCGACCTGCTGGTCACCGCGGCGATGGGCGACTGGACGGCGGCCGACGAGGCGCACGTCGCGTACGGGCTGAGCAGCTGGCAGCCCACCGGCGGGACGCGGGCCGCGGGCGCGGTCTCCCGGCAGCGGCGGGGCGGCGCACGCGTCGTGTACAGGAACGGGCGGCTGGAACACCGCCGGGACGAGGCGACGGTCCTCAAGTGGCCCTTCCCCGAGCCGCTGGGCCCCCGGGAGGTCATCGGGGAGTTCAGCATGGCGGACGTCGTCACCGTCCCCAGCCATCTGCCCATCCCCGAAGTGCGCACCTACATGACCGTCGAGGCGGCCAGGGACCTGTCGGCACCGGAGACGCCGGCTCCCGCCGCGGTCGACGAGCACGGGCGGTCCGCACAGACCTTCCTCGTCGACGTCGTCGTGCGCTCCGGCGGCACCGAACGCCGCGCCGTGGCGAGCGGCCAGGACATCTACGCCGTCACCGCGCCGCTCGCGGTGGAGGCGGTCGACCGCATCCTCACGGGCCGGACCAGGGCCGTCGGCGTGGCCTCCGCCGGCGAGATCTTCGACGCGTCCGATTTCCTGGGCGCGCTGTCCTCCCACATCACCCTGGAACTGCCGTCCGTTACGGGCGGGCCGGCCAGACCACTGCCTGGGCGACGATGA
- a CDS encoding helix-turn-helix domain-containing protein — MTTVALAVTDGMLHFELSLAYEVFAAAPAGVTVPWYDVTVCGPVAVPVGRFLLEPDSGLDRLRHADTVIVPGWADVDEVPPADLVEAVRAAHEAGARVVSLCTGVFVLAAAGLLDGKRATTHWAHTEALAARHPRVEVDPDVLYVDNGSVLTSAGKAAALDLCLHLVRLDHGSSIANAVARRLVVPPHRAGGQAQFVTTPVPARDDHPLAALLPWIVERLDQPLTVEDLAREAGMSSRHLARHFRAATGTTPLQWLLTQRIRHAQELLEKTDDSVDSVAAATGMGTATTLRRHFNRTVGVPPDAYRRTFRSRTR; from the coding sequence ATGACTACTGTCGCGCTGGCTGTCACCGACGGGATGCTGCACTTCGAACTGTCGCTGGCGTACGAGGTCTTCGCCGCCGCTCCCGCCGGTGTGACGGTCCCCTGGTACGACGTCACCGTCTGCGGACCGGTCGCCGTGCCGGTCGGCCGGTTCCTGCTGGAGCCCGACTCCGGACTCGACCGGCTCCGGCACGCCGACACCGTGATCGTCCCCGGCTGGGCCGACGTCGACGAGGTCCCGCCCGCCGACCTGGTCGAGGCGGTGCGCGCGGCCCACGAGGCGGGCGCGCGCGTGGTCTCCCTCTGCACGGGTGTGTTCGTGCTGGCAGCGGCCGGCCTGCTGGACGGGAAGCGCGCGACCACGCACTGGGCGCACACCGAGGCTCTGGCCGCCCGTCACCCCCGGGTGGAGGTCGACCCGGACGTGCTCTATGTGGACAACGGCAGCGTGCTCACCTCCGCGGGCAAGGCCGCCGCGCTGGACCTCTGCCTGCACCTCGTCCGCCTCGACCACGGCTCGTCGATCGCCAACGCCGTCGCCCGCCGCCTTGTCGTACCACCGCACCGGGCGGGCGGCCAGGCCCAGTTCGTCACCACCCCGGTGCCCGCCCGGGACGACCACCCGCTCGCCGCCCTGCTGCCCTGGATCGTCGAACGGCTCGACCAGCCGCTGACCGTGGAGGACCTGGCCCGCGAGGCGGGGATGAGCTCACGCCATCTGGCCCGCCACTTCAGGGCCGCGACCGGCACCACCCCGCTGCAATGGCTGCTGACCCAGCGGATCCGCCACGCCCAGGAACTGCTGGAGAAGACCGACGACAGTGTGGACTCCGTCGCTGCCGCCACCGGTATGGGCACCGCCACGACGCTGCGCCGGCACTTCAACCGCACGGTCGGCGTGCCCCCGGACGCCTACCGCCGTACCTTCCGCTCACGGACCCGCTGA
- a CDS encoding glutathionylspermidine synthase family protein codes for MRRRTIEPRPGWQRIVEEQGCVYPLTRHPDGSLRPYWDESAYYEFSLPEVEALEEVVEELHAMSLAAAAHIVEKNRFADLGITDPRLVAHVTESWRRRDELPSVYGRFDVHYDGTGPAKMLEYNADTPTSLVEAASPQWFWMEERFPGADQWNSLHERLVAAWRRQAPLLPPGPVHFVHTDGDECGEDLMTVAYLRETAEQAGIPTEALSVERIGWDRISGRFVDERLRFIRSCFKLYPWEWLVTDRFGPHVLDTLDNGGGTGTTCWIEPAWKMLLSNKALLAILWELYPDHPNLLPAHLDGPRELADGPGWVAKPLLGREGAGITLHAAGEAPVVRDEPCCYQELAPLPDFDGNRVVLGSWVVENEAAGLGIRESAGPVTDGYARFLPHVIL; via the coding sequence GTGCGGCGTCGCACCATCGAGCCCCGTCCCGGCTGGCAGCGCATCGTCGAGGAGCAGGGCTGCGTCTATCCGCTGACCCGTCATCCGGACGGCTCGCTGCGCCCCTACTGGGACGAGAGCGCGTATTACGAGTTCTCTCTGCCCGAGGTGGAGGCACTTGAGGAGGTCGTCGAGGAACTGCATGCGATGTCGCTGGCCGCGGCGGCGCACATCGTCGAGAAGAATCGATTCGCCGACCTGGGCATCACCGACCCGCGCCTTGTCGCCCACGTCACCGAGTCCTGGCGGCGGCGCGACGAACTGCCCTCCGTCTACGGGCGCTTCGACGTGCACTACGACGGCACCGGCCCCGCGAAGATGCTGGAGTACAACGCCGACACCCCGACCTCTCTGGTGGAGGCCGCAAGCCCGCAGTGGTTCTGGATGGAGGAGCGCTTTCCCGGCGCCGACCAGTGGAACTCGCTCCACGAACGCCTCGTCGCCGCATGGCGGCGCCAGGCACCGCTCCTGCCGCCCGGTCCGGTCCACTTCGTGCACACCGACGGCGACGAGTGCGGCGAGGACCTGATGACCGTCGCGTATCTGCGGGAGACCGCCGAGCAGGCGGGCATACCGACCGAGGCGCTGTCGGTCGAACGCATCGGCTGGGACCGGATCTCCGGTCGCTTCGTCGACGAGCGGCTGCGCTTCATCCGCAGCTGCTTCAAGCTCTACCCATGGGAGTGGCTGGTCACCGACCGCTTCGGCCCCCATGTCCTCGACACCCTGGACAACGGCGGCGGCACCGGGACCACCTGCTGGATCGAACCGGCCTGGAAGATGCTGCTGTCGAACAAGGCGCTGCTCGCGATCCTCTGGGAGCTCTACCCGGACCACCCGAACCTGCTCCCCGCCCACCTGGACGGCCCTCGCGAACTGGCCGACGGGCCGGGCTGGGTGGCCAAGCCGCTCCTCGGCAGAGAGGGAGCCGGGATCACCCTGCACGCGGCGGGCGAGGCTCCCGTCGTGCGCGACGAGCCGTGCTGCTACCAGGAGTTGGCGCCGCTGCCCGACTTCGACGGCAATCGTGTGGTGCTCGGCTCCTGGGTCGTCGAGAACGAGGCCGCCGGTCTGGGCATCCGGGAGTCCGCCGGGCCGGTGACCGACGGGTACGCCCGGTTCCTGCCCCACGTGATCCTTTAG
- a CDS encoding phytoene/squalene synthase family protein: MSRNEAPFIGPSELRASYELCEAETRRYLAPMWRAIELLPAAIRHHMYAVHGFALRTDRIADEQRAQADRERRIARWRSDSLAELRSGSSEHPLRRAFVDTVRQRDLDHAVIEEFLDSIQADCASPPVLETFADQRRYARGVAGTIAELWSPLLEPTAPEAVSLTGVLGETCQLVDLFEDMPHDLAAGRCYLPRADLRRLGWSPVTSCGMNGGRN, translated from the coding sequence ATGTCGAGGAACGAGGCACCGTTCATCGGACCGTCCGAACTGCGTGCGTCCTACGAACTGTGCGAGGCCGAGACCCGTCGGTACCTGGCGCCGATGTGGAGGGCGATCGAACTGCTGCCCGCCGCGATCCGCCACCACATGTACGCCGTACACGGCTTCGCGCTCCGGACGGACCGCATCGCCGACGAGCAGCGAGCCCAGGCGGACCGCGAGAGGCGGATCGCCCGCTGGCGCTCCGACAGCCTGGCGGAGCTGCGCTCCGGCAGCAGCGAGCACCCGCTGCGGCGGGCGTTCGTGGACACGGTGCGGCAACGGGATCTCGACCACGCGGTGATCGAGGAGTTCCTCGACTCCATCCAGGCGGACTGCGCCTCCCCGCCCGTCCTGGAGACGTTCGCCGACCAGCGGCGGTATGCGCGCGGAGTCGCGGGGACGATCGCCGAGCTGTGGAGTCCGCTGCTGGAACCGACGGCGCCGGAGGCGGTGTCGCTGACCGGCGTGCTGGGCGAGACGTGCCAACTGGTGGATCTCTTCGAGGACATGCCGCACGACCTCGCCGCCGGCCGCTGCTATCTGCCGCGTGCCGACCTGCGGCGGCTGGGCTGGAGCCCGGTGACCTCCTGCGGGATGAACGGTGGCAGGAACTGA
- the uppS gene encoding polyprenyl diphosphate synthase: MGIQLGRCRALLEQAAPVTGLVPAEYQPFLHTMLLGAQVQFDEVTLRQARVFTEGIEPLTSTGAACRRPGRTEAGPVPPHVAVIMDGNRRWAAKRGLPASQGHQAGERALMRLVNAALRLGVRNLSVYAFSTENWDRPREEVAHLFDTMADGIARGVEWLHGLGVRVRWCGRRDRVEPSLASALALVESMTSNNDVLLLTVCLDYGGRDELVEAARALAAEAVAGTIRPEDISAADLARNMYEPGLPDVDLLIRTSGEQRISNFMPWHLAYAEMVFDPAPWPDFGLAQLREALTAYAGRRRRFGGDLPGPRPARACPGGGAGPDFLRMPLANPGPGVTSAFKTWLWS; encoded by the coding sequence GTGGGCATCCAGCTCGGCCGCTGTCGTGCTCTGCTGGAGCAGGCGGCGCCCGTGACCGGGCTGGTGCCTGCCGAGTACCAGCCCTTTCTGCACACGATGCTGCTGGGGGCACAGGTCCAGTTCGACGAGGTCACGCTGCGGCAGGCCCGGGTCTTCACCGAGGGGATCGAGCCGTTGACCTCGACCGGCGCGGCGTGTCGCCGCCCGGGGCGGACGGAAGCGGGACCCGTCCCTCCCCACGTCGCGGTGATCATGGACGGTAACCGGCGCTGGGCGGCGAAGCGGGGCCTGCCGGCCTCCCAGGGCCATCAAGCGGGTGAGCGGGCCCTGATGCGCCTCGTCAACGCGGCCCTGCGGCTCGGAGTGCGGAACCTCAGCGTCTACGCGTTCTCCACGGAGAACTGGGACCGCCCCCGGGAGGAAGTGGCCCACCTGTTCGACACCATGGCCGACGGGATCGCCCGGGGCGTCGAGTGGCTGCACGGGCTGGGTGTGAGGGTGCGCTGGTGCGGGCGGCGCGACCGTGTCGAGCCGTCGCTCGCCTCCGCACTGGCGCTGGTGGAGAGCATGACATCGAACAACGACGTGCTGCTGCTGACCGTCTGCCTCGACTACGGCGGGCGGGACGAACTGGTCGAAGCCGCCCGCGCGCTGGCCGCGGAGGCCGTCGCGGGGACGATCCGGCCGGAGGACATCAGCGCCGCGGACCTGGCCCGGAACATGTACGAACCCGGTCTTCCCGACGTCGATCTGCTGATCCGTACCTCCGGCGAGCAGCGGATCAGCAACTTCATGCCGTGGCACCTCGCGTACGCCGAGATGGTCTTCGACCCGGCACCGTGGCCCGACTTCGGCCTGGCACAGCTGCGGGAGGCACTCACGGCGTACGCGGGCCGCCGGCGCCGCTTCGGCGGCGACCTCCCCGGGCCCCGGCCTGCCCGGGCCTGCCCGGGCGGTGGAGCCGGCCCCGACTTCCTGAGGATGCCGTTGGCTAATCCGGGGCCGGGCGTGACGTCGGCCTTCAAAACCTGGTTGTGGTCTTGA
- a CDS encoding IS1182 family transposase, translating into MSMQPEEPGDVPAETVRVARAAFPKGSLAIRLRDELGVLFTDEQFAGLFPARGKPAVSPGRLALVSVLQFAEGLPDRQAALAVRARIDWKYALGLELTDAGFDYSVLCEFRARLVEAEAGQMVFDRVLDAARQAGVLKPPGRARTDSTHVLAAIRSLNRLEFVIETLRAALNAVAAAAPEWLTGHADPAWFDRYAARPEDYWLPSGRGRRTELAEQTGRDGMRLLTNVHAAHAPCWLRELPAVQILRRAWVQQYAVDMEGEVRWRDPKECPPGALRLVSPYDTEARASVKRDIKWDGFKVHLTETCDPDTVHLITNVLTSDATVPDIKATDTVHDSLADKDLLPGEHLLDAGYLDGPRIVTAQTRHDVTLTGPIAGNTTAQAAGPYGQDAFTVDWDNKTVTCPNGMTTSQWRDALSHRGTPVIRIQFSPKDCRSCPSRPQCINSTTRPHREITLRPRAEHEAIRQARAAEGTPEWRERYAARNGIEGTISHAVRVTGLRQCRYHGLAKTRLQHQLTATAINLARMDAWSTNRPRARTRTSHLTALRPAEHKLNGAN; encoded by the coding sequence ATGTCGATGCAGCCGGAGGAGCCGGGGGATGTTCCGGCGGAGACGGTGCGGGTGGCTCGGGCGGCATTCCCGAAGGGGAGTCTGGCGATCCGGCTCCGGGACGAGCTGGGGGTGCTGTTCACCGATGAGCAGTTCGCCGGTCTGTTCCCGGCCCGGGGGAAGCCCGCGGTGTCGCCGGGCCGGCTGGCGCTGGTGTCGGTGCTCCAGTTCGCCGAGGGCCTGCCCGACCGGCAGGCGGCCTTGGCGGTGCGGGCCCGGATCGATTGGAAGTACGCCCTGGGCCTGGAACTGACCGATGCGGGGTTCGACTACTCCGTGCTGTGCGAGTTCCGTGCCCGGCTGGTCGAGGCCGAGGCCGGGCAAATGGTCTTCGACCGGGTCCTGGACGCCGCCCGGCAGGCGGGTGTGCTGAAGCCGCCGGGGCGAGCGCGGACGGACTCCACGCATGTGCTGGCCGCGATCCGGTCGCTGAACCGGCTGGAGTTCGTCATCGAGACACTGCGGGCGGCGCTCAACGCGGTCGCGGCAGCCGCCCCTGAGTGGCTGACCGGCCATGCCGATCCGGCATGGTTCGACCGGTATGCCGCCCGGCCGGAGGACTACTGGCTGCCCTCGGGCCGCGGCAGGCGCACTGAGCTGGCGGAACAGACCGGCCGGGACGGAATGCGCCTGCTCACCAACGTGCACGCCGCTCACGCGCCCTGCTGGCTGCGCGAGCTGCCCGCCGTCCAGATTCTGCGTCGCGCGTGGGTGCAGCAGTACGCGGTCGACATGGAGGGCGAGGTGAGGTGGCGGGACCCAAAAGAGTGCCCGCCGGGCGCTTTGCGCCTGGTCAGTCCCTATGACACCGAGGCCCGCGCGAGCGTGAAGCGCGACATCAAATGGGACGGGTTCAAAGTCCATCTCACCGAGACCTGCGACCCGGACACTGTTCACCTGATCACGAACGTGCTGACCAGCGACGCCACCGTCCCCGACATCAAGGCCACCGACACCGTCCACGACAGTCTCGCCGACAAAGACCTGTTGCCCGGCGAACACCTGCTGGACGCGGGCTACCTCGACGGTCCCCGCATCGTCACCGCCCAGACCCGGCACGACGTCACCCTGACCGGCCCCATCGCAGGCAACACCACCGCCCAGGCCGCCGGACCCTACGGGCAGGATGCGTTCACCGTGGACTGGGACAACAAGACCGTGACCTGCCCGAACGGCATGACCACCAGCCAGTGGCGTGACGCGCTCTCGCACCGCGGCACCCCTGTCATCCGGATCCAGTTCTCACCCAAGGACTGCCGCTCCTGCCCCTCCCGGCCCCAGTGCATCAACTCAACCACCCGGCCCCACCGGGAGATCACGCTCCGGCCCCGCGCCGAACACGAAGCAATCCGGCAGGCCCGCGCCGCAGAGGGAACCCCCGAGTGGCGGGAACGCTACGCGGCCCGCAACGGCATCGAGGGCACCATCTCCCACGCCGTCCGAGTCACCGGCCTGCGCCAATGCCGCTACCACGGGCTCGCCAAGACCCGGCTCCAGCACCAACTCACCGCGACCGCGATCAACCTCGCACGCATGGACGCCTGGAGCACCAACAGGCCCCGAGCCCGAACCCGCACCTCCCACCTGACAGCACTTCGCCCCGCCGAGCACAAGCTCAACGGGGCGAATTAG